TCGCACCGCTCTTCGTGTGGGATGTTGTATACCACTGCATCTCAGACGGCGTAACACCTACGCCATGTACGCGAACTAAAACCTCGTTATTTGCGGGGATAGGTCGAGGAACGTCCAATTCTATCAATGCGGATACGCCTTCAAATGTGTGAAGTTGAATAGCCTTCATGACAAAACCTCCGATGTTAAGATTTCCGCGGAGCAGCGCGCTCGAACTGTTGAATACACTCAACTAGCATAGTGGCCGTACAAGACTCGCCCATCTCAGTATTGAACATGACATCGTAGAGGTGGGGTTCCGGCCATTTCAATCCGAGATATTGACGGACGAATGCAGCTCGCGCCTTGTCCGTGGTGTCGATCTGTTCGATGGCCTTGTCCTGAGTTACGCCACGAGCGATCATCCTGCGAATCTTATAATCCCTCGATGCATAAAGAAACACATGAAATACATCCTTTCGATTGCGCAGAAAATATTGCGAACCTCTACCGACAATTACCGACGGACCGCTGGAATGGGCCGTGTTGACCGTTGTTTCTGATACAGCAGCGATGCGGCGCGCATCGAGCAGGTGCAATCGTTGAGTTGGCTGCAAGCCACCCTCAAACCCGCCTCGAAGAAAGTCCTGGAAAAGCCTGTATACGAGAGGATCCGTTCGCCACTCTCTCCGCTCGACGGCCTCCGGCGTACTTTCAGTCAGTCGCGCGATCTCCTGTGTCAACCGTTCGTCCCACAGACTCCATCCAAGGCGACTGGCGACCGAACTGGCAATCTCGGACGCTCCGCAGCCGAATTCGCGCTCAATTGTGATGGCATGAACCATTGTGTTTGTCCTCAGCCGACTGCTATATCTCCGCCTGCT
This DNA window, taken from Acidicapsa ligni, encodes the following:
- a CDS encoding cytidylate kinase-like family protein, which gives rise to MVHAITIEREFGCGASEIASSVASRLGWSLWDERLTQEIARLTESTPEAVERREWRTDPLVYRLFQDFLRGGFEGGLQPTQRLHLLDARRIAAVSETTVNTAHSSGPSVIVGRGSQYFLRNRKDVFHVFLYASRDYKIRRMIARGVTQDKAIEQIDTTDKARAAFVRQYLGLKWPEPHLYDVMFNTEMGESCTATMLVECIQQFERAAPRKS